A window of Cottoperca gobio chromosome 16, fCotGob3.1, whole genome shotgun sequence contains these coding sequences:
- the LOC115021066 gene encoding myelin-associated glycoprotein-like: MFVLIWATLLFFIRGIAAEADASVGLTTRCVKGFCITLSEAEITAEAGLCVVIPCSFSTTSGFTPQHLVWHKCEPLKSRCRDSEIVFHTYKNNNKIQSRFMGRISLLEPEVIQNCSIIINDLTVSDSGSYRLRVNGVLDGKISGYTFFSKAAVSVKGLIQKPTVVIPPLAEGQQTTLSCTAPGLCSGSDPKITWTWRGAGEKDSHITGNLTAFKTEHLTAVTQRLSSTLTFNSSAEHHGTNVTCKVSFTNNITAEETLTLNVTYVKELKMNGIKSVKEGDTLNLTCSVESFPPSLIVWTKSSDKNMQNGTETNLQNGTETFLKEESGLAILSISNVTKEDSGLYICTAKYLNNTLMGKVVDVKVVYMRNIVITGNTAVEVGDALNLTCSVESFPPSHITWTNTHLYNGPATDLQSDTGSATLVIPNVKTEYSARYICTAQHLNTTVTTYAEVTVILFSKILKNSGCVVQSEVLNCVCITEGFPLPTITWPLLKKHTEYSVITSVSNHTVNSTVILPAKDLSNTSVECVSSNGNGEAKQTFTILRSNTSEQAGKFNEILNIVSRLEVIIAFLIGILLSAVICCVATQCLRKNKKNSVKLDETLEMVTSEEDPLVLCMDAAQAVEEDQTYQEAADGGGAVAAERAATDLDGGPKDVEYASINFSMLTRKSQREAAKKQETTETEYAEIKKEVKEERDDNGGEEGCVLEGKEEEGGATLCS, from the exons ATGCATCAGTGGGGTTAACAACACGCTGTGTTAAAGGATTCTGTATCACTCTTAGTGAAGCAGAAATAACAGCAGAGGCTGGACTCTGTGTTGTGATACCATGTTCTTTCAGTACTACTTCAGGCTTTACACCCCAACACTTAGTTTGGCACAAATGTGAACCATTGAAATCAAGATGTAGAGATTCTGAAATTGTATTCCACacctacaaaaacaacaacaaaattcAGTCCAGGTTTATGGGTCGGATTTCACTGTTGGAGCCTGAAGTGATTCAGAACTgcagcatcatcatcaacgaCCTCACTGTGTCAGACTCTGGATCATATCGGCTCAGAGTTAATGGTGTTCTGGATGGGAAGATATCTGGATATACATTCTTTTCAAAAGCAGCTGTCTCTGTTAAAG GTCTGATCCAGAAGCCCACAGTGGTGATTCCTCCTCTGGCAGAGGGACAGCAGACCACACTGAGCTGCACTGCTCCTGGTCTCTGTTCTGGATCTGATCCCAAAATCACCTGGACgtggagaggagcaggagagaaggACTCTCACATCACAGGAAACCTCACTGCTTTCAAGACTGAACACCTGACTGCTGTCACACAGAGACTCAGCTCAACTCTGACCTTTAACTCTTCAGCTGAACACCACGGCACCAACGTTACCTGTAAGGTCAGCTTCACAAACAACATCACTGCAGAGGAGACATTGACTCTGAATGTGACCT ATGTGAAGGAACTTAAAATGAATGGGATTAAGAGTGTGAAGGAGGGTGACACTCTGAATTTGACCTGCAGTGTTGAAagctttcctccatctctcatcGTGTGGACTAAATCTTctgacaaaaacatgcaaaatggAACAGAAACAAATCTGCAGAATGGCACAGAGACCTTCCTGAAGGAAGAAAGTGGATTGGCCATTTTGTCCATTTCTAACGTGACAAAAGAAGATTCTGGACTGTACATCTGCACAGCAAAATATCTGAACAACACACTGATGGGAAAAGTTGTAGATGTAAAGGTCGTGT ATATGAGGAACATTGTAATCACAGGGAATACAGCTGTTGAGGTGGGAGACGCTCTGAATTTAACCTGCAGTGTTGAAAGCTTTCCTCCATCTCATATCACATGGAccaacacacacctgtacaaCGGACCCGCTACTGACCTGCAGAGCGACACTGGATCAGCCACACTTGTCATCCCGAATGTGAAGACAGAATATTCTGCACGGTACATCTGTACAGCACAACACCTGAACACGACTGTGACGACATACGCTGAAGTAACAGTGATTT tGTTTTCAAAGATCTTAAAAAACTCTGGCTGTGTGGTTCAGTCGGAGGTCctgaattgtgtgtgtatcactgaAGGCTTTCCTTTACCCACCATCACATGGCCGCTGttgaagaaacacacagagtaCTCTGTCATTACATCTGTGTCAAACCACACAGTCAACAGCACCGTCATCCTACCTGCAAAAGACCTCAGCAACACTTCCGTTGAGTGTGTCAGCAGCAATGGAAATGGGGAAGCAAAACAAACCTTCACCATCCTAAGATCCAACACGTCGGAACAAGCGG gtaaattcaatgaaatattaaacattgtttCACGGCTGGAAGTCATCATTGCCTTTTTGATTGGGATACTTCTTTCAGCAGTCATTTGCTGTGTGGCCACACAATGCCTCAG aaaaaataagaagaacTCTGTAAAACTGGATGAGACTCTGGAGATGGTGACCAGCGAAGAGGATCCactggtgttgtgt ATGGATGCTGCTCAAGCAGTGGAAGAGGATCAGACCTACCAAGAGGcagctgatggaggaggagctgtggcagcagagagagcagccACTGATCTCGATGGTGGACCCAAAGATGTGGAGTACGCTAGCATCAATTTCTCCATGTTGACAAGAAAGAGTCAGAGGGAGGCAGCAAAGAAGCAAGAGACCACAGAGACGGAGTACGCTGAAATTAAGAAAGAGGtaaaagaggaaagagatgacaatggaggagaggaaggttgtgtgttggagggcaaagaggaggaaggaggcgCAACCTTGTGTTCctaa
- the LOC115020869 gene encoding myelin-associated glycoprotein-like isoform X1 → MFVLIWATLLFFVRGIAAEADASVGLTTRCDKGFCITLSEAEITAEAGLCVVIPCSFSTTSGFTPQHLVWYKCEPLKSRCGDSDIVFHTNKNNNKTQSRFMGRISLLEPEVSQKNCSIIINDLTVSDSGSYQLRVNGVLDGNTDGYTFTTKSTVSVKGLIQKPTVVIPPLAEGQQTTLSCTAPGLCSGSDSKITWTWRGAGEKDSHITGNLTAFKTEHLTAVTQRLSSTLTFNSSAEHHGTNVTCKVSFTNNITAEETLTLNVTYVKELKMNGIKSVKEGDTLNLTCSVESFPPSLIVWTKSSDKNMQNGTETNLQNGTETFLKEESGLAILSISNVTKEDSGLYICTAKYLNNTLMGKVVDVKVVYMRNIVITGNRAVEVGDALNLTCSVESFPPSHITWTNTHLYNGPATNLQSNTGSATLVIPNVKTEYSARYICTAQHLNTTVTTYAEVTVILFSKILKNSGCVVQSEVLNCVCITEGFPLPTITWPLLKKHTEYSVITSVSNHTVNSTVILPAKDLSNTSVECVSSNGHGEAKQTFTILRSNTSEQAGKSNEILNIVSRLEVIIAFLIGILLSAVLCCLTTQCLRKNKKNSVKLDETLEMVTSEEDPLVLCMDAAQAVEEDQTYQEAAEGGGAVAAERAATDLDGGPKDVEYASINFSMLTRKSQREAAKKQETTETEYAEIKKEVKEERDDNGGEEGCVLEGKEEEEAQPCVPKEEEEEDVAVYSNVKDIMGEI, encoded by the exons ATGTTTGTTCTGATCTGGGCgactcttctcttctttgtcaGAGGCATCGCTGCTGAAGCAG ATGCATCAGTGGGGTTAACAACACGCTGTGACAAAGGATTCTGTATCACTCTTAGTGAAGCAGAAATAACAGCAGAGGCTGGACTCTGTGTTGTGATACCATGTTCTTTCAGTACTACTTCAGGCTTTACACCCCAACATTTAGTTTGGTACAAATGTGAACCATTGAAATCAAGATGTGGCGATTCTGACATTGTATTCCACAccaacaagaacaacaacaaaactcaGTCCAGGTTTATGGGACGGATTTCACTGTTGGAGCCTGAAGTGAGTCAGAAGAACTgcagcatcatcatcaacgaCCTCACTGTGTCAGACTCTGGATCATATCAGCTCAGAGTTAATGGTGTTCTGGATGGGAACACAGATGGATATACATTCACTACAAAATCAACTGTCTCTGTTAAAG GTCTGATCCAGAAGCCCACAGTGGTGATTCCTCCTCTGGCAGAGGGACAGCAGACCACACTGAGCTGCACTGCTCCTGGTCTCTGTTCTGGATCTGATTCCAAAATCACCTGGACgtggagaggagcaggagagaaggACTCTCACATCACAGGAAACCTCACTGCTTTCAAGACTGAACACCTGACTGCTGTCACACAGAGACTCAGCTCAACTCTGACCTTTAACTCTTCAGCTGAACACCACGGCACCAACGTTACCTGTAAGGTCAGCTTCACAAACAACATCACTGCAGAGGAGACATTGACTCTGAATGTGACCT ATGTGAAGGAACTTAAAATGAATGGGATTAAGAGTGTGAAGGAGGGTGACACTCTGAATTTGACCTGCAGTGTTGAAagctttcctccatctctcatcGTGTGGACTAAATCTTctgacaaaaacatgcaaaatggAACAGAAACAAATCTGCAGAATGGCACAGAGACCTTCCTGAAGGAAGAAAGTGGATTGGCCATTTTGTCCATTTCTAACGTGACAAAAGAAGATTCTGGACTGTACATCTGCACAGCAAAATATCTGAACAACACACTGATGGGAAAAGTTGTAGATGTAAAGGTCGTGT ATATGAGGAACATTGTAATCACAGGGAATAGAGCTGTTGAGGTGGGAGACGCTCTGAATTTAACCTGCAGTGTTGAAAGCTTTCCTCCATCTCATATCACATGGAccaacacacacctgtacaaCGGACCCGCTACTAACCTGCAGAGCAACACTGGATCAGCCACACTTGTCATCCCGAATGTGAAGACAGAATATTCTGCACGGTACATCTGTACAGCACAACACCTGAACACGACTGTGACGACATACGCTGAAGTAACAGTGATTT tGTTTTCAAAGATCTTAAAAAACTCTGGCTGTGTGGTTCAGTCGGAGGTCctgaattgtgtgtgtatcactgaAGGCTTTCCTTTACCCACCATCACATGGCCGCTGttgaagaaacacacagagtaCTCTGTCATTACATCTGTGTCAAACCACACAGTCAACAGCACCGTCATCCTACCTGCAAAAGACCTCAGCAACACTTCTGTTGAGTGTGTCAGCAGCAATGGACATGGGGAAGCAAAACAAACCTTCACCATCCTAAGATCCAACACGTCGGAACAAGCGG GTAAATccaatgaaatattaaacattgtttCACGGCTGGAAGTCATCATTGCCTTTTTGATTGGGATACTTCTTTCAGCAGTCCTTTGCTGTTTGACCACACAATGCCTCAG aaaaaataagaagaacTCTGTAAAACTGGATGAGACTCTGGAGATGGTGACCAGCGAAGAGGATCCactggtgttgtgt ATGGATGCTGCTCAAGCAGTGGAAGAGGATCAGACCTACCAAGAGGcagctgaaggaggaggagctgtggcagcagagagagcagccACTGATCTCGATGGTGGACCCAAAGATGTGGAGTACGCTAGCATCAATTTCTCCATGTTGACAAGAAAGAGTCAGAGGGAGGCAGCAAAGAAGCAAGAGACCACAGAGACGGAGTACGCTGAAATTAAGAAAGAGGtaaaagaggaaagagatgacaatggaggagaggaaggttgtgtgttggagggcaaagaggaggaggaggcgcaACCTTGTGTTCctaaagaggaggaagaggaggatgtggcAGTGTACTCCAATGTGAAGGACATAATGGGTGAGATTTGA
- the LOC115020869 gene encoding sialic acid-binding Ig-like lectin 10 isoform X2, with product MFVLIWATLLFFVRGIAAEADASVGLTTRCDKGFCITLSEAEITAEAGLCVVIPCSFSTTSGFTPQHLVWYKCEPLKSRCGDSDIVFHTNKNNNKTQSRFMGRISLLEPEVSQKNCSIIINDLTVSDSGSYQLRVNGVLDGNTDGYTFTTKSTVSVKGLIQKPTVVIPPLAEGQQTTLSCTAPGLCSGSDSKITWTWRGAGEKDSHITGNLTAFKTEHLTAVTQRLSSTLTFNSSAEHHGTNVTCKVSFTNNITAEETLTLNVTYVKELKMNGIKSVKEGDTLNLTCSVESFPPSLIVWTKSSDKNMQNGTETNLQNGTETFLKEESGLAILSISNVTKEDSGLYICTAKYLNNTLMGKVVDVKVVYMRNIVITGNRAVEVGDALNLTCSVESFPPSHITWTNTHLYNGPATNLQSNTGSATLVIPNVKTEYSARYICTAQHLNTTVTTYAEVTVILFSKILKNSGCVVQSEVLNCVCITEGFPLPTITWPLLKKHTEYSVITSVSNHTVNSTVILPAKDLSNTSVECVSSNGHGEAKQTFTILRSNTSEQAGKSNEILNIVSRLEVIIAFLIGILLSAVLCCLTTQCLRKNKKNSVKLDETLEMVTSEEDPLVLYGCCSSSGRGSDLPRGS from the exons ATGTTTGTTCTGATCTGGGCgactcttctcttctttgtcaGAGGCATCGCTGCTGAAGCAG ATGCATCAGTGGGGTTAACAACACGCTGTGACAAAGGATTCTGTATCACTCTTAGTGAAGCAGAAATAACAGCAGAGGCTGGACTCTGTGTTGTGATACCATGTTCTTTCAGTACTACTTCAGGCTTTACACCCCAACATTTAGTTTGGTACAAATGTGAACCATTGAAATCAAGATGTGGCGATTCTGACATTGTATTCCACAccaacaagaacaacaacaaaactcaGTCCAGGTTTATGGGACGGATTTCACTGTTGGAGCCTGAAGTGAGTCAGAAGAACTgcagcatcatcatcaacgaCCTCACTGTGTCAGACTCTGGATCATATCAGCTCAGAGTTAATGGTGTTCTGGATGGGAACACAGATGGATATACATTCACTACAAAATCAACTGTCTCTGTTAAAG GTCTGATCCAGAAGCCCACAGTGGTGATTCCTCCTCTGGCAGAGGGACAGCAGACCACACTGAGCTGCACTGCTCCTGGTCTCTGTTCTGGATCTGATTCCAAAATCACCTGGACgtggagaggagcaggagagaaggACTCTCACATCACAGGAAACCTCACTGCTTTCAAGACTGAACACCTGACTGCTGTCACACAGAGACTCAGCTCAACTCTGACCTTTAACTCTTCAGCTGAACACCACGGCACCAACGTTACCTGTAAGGTCAGCTTCACAAACAACATCACTGCAGAGGAGACATTGACTCTGAATGTGACCT ATGTGAAGGAACTTAAAATGAATGGGATTAAGAGTGTGAAGGAGGGTGACACTCTGAATTTGACCTGCAGTGTTGAAagctttcctccatctctcatcGTGTGGACTAAATCTTctgacaaaaacatgcaaaatggAACAGAAACAAATCTGCAGAATGGCACAGAGACCTTCCTGAAGGAAGAAAGTGGATTGGCCATTTTGTCCATTTCTAACGTGACAAAAGAAGATTCTGGACTGTACATCTGCACAGCAAAATATCTGAACAACACACTGATGGGAAAAGTTGTAGATGTAAAGGTCGTGT ATATGAGGAACATTGTAATCACAGGGAATAGAGCTGTTGAGGTGGGAGACGCTCTGAATTTAACCTGCAGTGTTGAAAGCTTTCCTCCATCTCATATCACATGGAccaacacacacctgtacaaCGGACCCGCTACTAACCTGCAGAGCAACACTGGATCAGCCACACTTGTCATCCCGAATGTGAAGACAGAATATTCTGCACGGTACATCTGTACAGCACAACACCTGAACACGACTGTGACGACATACGCTGAAGTAACAGTGATTT tGTTTTCAAAGATCTTAAAAAACTCTGGCTGTGTGGTTCAGTCGGAGGTCctgaattgtgtgtgtatcactgaAGGCTTTCCTTTACCCACCATCACATGGCCGCTGttgaagaaacacacagagtaCTCTGTCATTACATCTGTGTCAAACCACACAGTCAACAGCACCGTCATCCTACCTGCAAAAGACCTCAGCAACACTTCTGTTGAGTGTGTCAGCAGCAATGGACATGGGGAAGCAAAACAAACCTTCACCATCCTAAGATCCAACACGTCGGAACAAGCGG GTAAATccaatgaaatattaaacattgtttCACGGCTGGAAGTCATCATTGCCTTTTTGATTGGGATACTTCTTTCAGCAGTCCTTTGCTGTTTGACCACACAATGCCTCAG aaaaaataagaagaacTCTGTAAAACTGGATGAGACTCTGGAGATGGTGACCAGCGAAGAGGATCCactggtgttgt ATGGATGCTGCTCAAGCAGTGGAAGAGGATCAGACCTACCAAGAGGcagctga
- the LOC115020870 gene encoding sialic acid-binding Ig-like lectin 14, which translates to MFVLIWATLLFFARGSNADTDASVGLTTRCDYGFCMTLSEAEITAEAGLCVVIPCSFSSTSGFTPQHLVWYKCEPLESRCRDSDIVFHTNKKNNIQSRFMGRISLLEPIVSQNCSIIINDLTVSDSGSYRLRVKGVLDGNTDGYTFFSKAAVSVKGLIQKPTVVIPPLAEGQQTTLSCTAPGLCSGSDPKITWTWRGAGEKDSHITGNLTAFKTEHLTAVTQRHSSTLTFNSSAEHHGTNITCKVSFTNNITAEETLTLNMTLIQHGPSAVNPWGVIAVVSLIVNVIAIILLMLLWHTRRKVKPNPEDKTYMSLQKTDMAPVYDVIAQPQN; encoded by the exons ATGTTTGTTCTCATCTGGGCGactctgcttttctttgctaGAGGCAGCAATGCTGACACTG ATGCATCAGTGGGGTTGACAACACGCTGTGACTATGGATTCTGTATGACTCTTAGTGAAGCAGAAATAACAGCAGAGGCTGGACTCTGTGTTGTGATACCATGTTCTTTCAGTAGTACTTCAGGCTTTACACCCCAACACTTAGTTTGGTACAAATGTGAACCATTGGAATCAAGATGTAGAGATTCTGACATTGTATTCCACACCAACAAGAAGAACAACATTCAGTCCAGGTTTATGGGACGGATTTCACTGTTGGAGCCTATAGTGAGTCAGAACTgcagcatcatcatcaacgaCCTCACTGTGTCAGACTCTGGATCATATCGACTCAGAGTTAAAGGTGTTCTGGATGGGAACACAGATGGATATACATTCTTTTCAAAAGCAGCTGTCTCTGTTAAAG GTCTGATCCAGAAGCCCACAGTGGTGATTCCTCCTCTGGCAGAGGGACAGCAGACCACACTGAGCTGCACTGCTCCTGGTCTCTGTTCTGGATCTGATCCCAAAATCACCTGGACgtggagaggagcaggagagaaggACTCTCACATCACAGGAAACCTCACTGCTTTCAAGACTGAACACCTGACTGctgtcacacagagacacagctcAACTCTGACCTTTAACTCTTCAGCTGAACACCACGGCACCAACATTACCTGTAAGGTCAGCTTCACAAACAACATCACTGCAGAAGAGACATTGACTCTGAATATGACCT TAATTCAACATGGACCAAGTGCAGTGAATCCCTGGGGCGTCATCGCTGTTGTATCTCTCATTGTAAATGTCATCGCCATAATCCTCTTGATGCTCCTTTG GCACACAAGAAGAAAGGTGAAACCCAACCCAGAGGACAAAACTTACATGTCACTGCAGAAAACAGACATGGCACCAGTGTATGACGTTATTGCCCAACCTCAGAACTAA